A genomic window from Terrisporobacter glycolicus ATCC 14880 = DSM 1288 includes:
- the larE gene encoding ATP-dependent sacrificial sulfur transferase LarE, translated as MDKILNDKLNLLTNNLKEMKKVAIAYSGGVDSNFLLKVAKDVLGENVMAITISAMMHSSREIEESVNYAKEYGVNHVLCNIDNLDSQEFIENGPLRCYHCKKFVFSKIKEIASEHNIKYILDGTNLSDLDDYRPGLKALDELNIISPLKNAKLSKEEIRILSKELNVATYKKPSFSCLATRIPVGDKITKEKLRMIEEGENFLQDNNFSQYRVRVHDNIARIEVDKKEICKFYDDDMINKVNLKFKEIGFKYVTLDLNGYKMGSMN; from the coding sequence ATGGATAAAATATTAAATGATAAATTAAATTTATTGACTAATAATTTAAAAGAAATGAAAAAAGTAGCAATAGCATATTCAGGAGGCGTAGATAGTAATTTTTTATTAAAAGTTGCAAAGGATGTACTAGGGGAAAATGTTATGGCTATTACTATTAGTGCTATGATGCATTCAAGTAGAGAAATTGAAGAATCTGTAAATTATGCGAAAGAATATGGGGTTAACCATGTTCTTTGCAACATTGATAATCTGGACTCACAAGAATTTATAGAAAATGGACCTTTAAGATGTTATCATTGTAAGAAATTTGTATTTAGTAAAATAAAAGAAATAGCAAGTGAACATAATATTAAATATATACTTGATGGAACTAATTTAAGTGACTTAGATGACTATAGACCTGGATTAAAGGCCTTAGATGAATTAAACATAATAAGTCCTTTAAAAAATGCTAAATTAAGCAAAGAAGAAATTAGAATTTTATCAAAAGAATTAAATGTTGCCACATATAAAAAACCTTCCTTTTCTTGCTTGGCTACTAGAATACCAGTAGGGGATAAAATAACTAAAGAAAAGCTTAGGATGATAGAAGAAGGGGAAAATTTTTTACAAGATAATAATTTTAGTCAGTATAGAGTAAGAGTTCATGACAATATTGCAAGAATAGAAGTTGATAAAAAGGAAATTTGCAAATTTTACGATGATGATATGATAAATAAAGTAAATCTAAAGTTTAAAGAAATAGGTTTTAAATACGTTACCTTAGATTTAAATGGTTACAAAATGGGAAGCATGAATTAA
- the alr gene encoding alanine racemase, giving the protein MIIKSGTWAEINLNSIGYNLKEIKNSLKENMKICCVVKANAYGCGSVKVSKYLEDKNIDFFAVARIEEGLELRNNDINLPILCLGYTDIHMIKEAIEKDISITVYNLEYAKKIDEIGKKLNKRAKVHIKVDTGMSRLGFLAKEATKYIKEINNFKNIYIEGIFTHFAKADEKDKTTTLIQLKRYEKVIEELTNLNINIPIKHVANSAAIIDLNKDLFNMVRIGIILYGYYPSDEVNRDIELKPCLKLKSAVTNVKILDENVGISYGHIYKTSEKSKIVTISIGYADGFNRIQRNPKVSIKGEILEVVGRVCMDQCMVKAPLDMNIEIGDEVTIIDNDIREISAEENAKRNDTINYEVLCMINRRVTRVYKENEKVYSVNYLLQ; this is encoded by the coding sequence ATGATAATCAAATCAGGAACATGGGCTGAAATTAACCTAAATAGCATAGGCTACAATTTAAAAGAAATAAAGAATAGTTTGAAAGAAAATATGAAAATATGTTGTGTTGTAAAAGCAAATGCATATGGATGTGGTTCTGTGAAGGTTTCTAAATACTTAGAAGATAAGAATATAGATTTTTTTGCAGTGGCTAGAATAGAAGAAGGATTGGAACTTAGAAATAATGATATTAATTTACCTATTTTGTGTTTAGGATACACAGATATACATATGATAAAAGAAGCAATAGAAAAAGATATCTCTATTACAGTATACAACTTGGAATATGCTAAAAAAATAGATGAAATAGGAAAAAAATTAAATAAAAGAGCTAAGGTACATATAAAGGTTGATACAGGAATGAGTAGATTAGGATTTTTAGCTAAAGAAGCTACAAAATATATTAAAGAGATAAATAATTTTAAAAATATATATATTGAAGGTATTTTTACTCATTTCGCAAAGGCAGACGAAAAAGATAAAACAACTACATTAATTCAGTTAAAGAGATATGAAAAGGTAATTGAGGAATTAACTAATTTAAATATTAATATACCAATAAAACATGTTGCAAATAGTGCAGCAATAATTGATTTAAATAAAGATTTATTTAATATGGTTAGAATAGGTATCATATTATATGGATATTATCCATCAGACGAAGTAAATAGGGATATAGAGTTAAAACCATGTCTAAAATTAAAATCAGCTGTAACTAATGTCAAAATACTAGATGAAAATGTGGGCATTAGTTACGGTCATATTTATAAAACAAGTGAAAAGAGTAAGATAGTTACAATTTCGATAGGATATGCAGATGGATTTAATAGAATTCAACGTAATCCTAAGGTTTCTATAAAAGGAGAAATATTAGAGGTAGTGGGAAGAGTGTGCATGGACCAATGTATGGTTAAAGCCCCTTTAGACATGAATATAGAAATAGGTGATGAAGTTACAATTATAGATAATGATATAAGAGAGATTAGTGCAGAAGAAAATGCAAAAAGGAACGATACTATTAATTATGAAGTTTTATGCATGATTAATAGAAGAGTTACGAGAGTATATAAAGAAAATGAAAAAGTTTATAGTGTAAATTATTTATTACAGTAA
- a CDS encoding APC family permease, with amino-acid sequence MSQKLQKNLGLAAALSTVVGMVIGGGVFFKPQAVYTLTGGAPGLGVLAWFLAGILTITAGLTAAEVSAAIPRTGGMMVYIEEIYGKKLGMLTGWMQSALFFPATIAALAVMFGNQTCILLGLNESIAIPISIATVLLISILNTFGSKTSGIIQTVATIAKLVPLAIIIVFGFIKGGGGNPIATPLVAEGVSPASVIGQVLIAILFAYDGWINVGAIAGEMKNPGKDLPKAIVGGLSVTMAVYIVINIAYLWVLPADQIAQFANPASAVAQVLFGEIGGKVVTAGILISVFGCMNGYLLTGPRVLYTLGSQKSLPGYKIVGALNKNNVPAKATLIMGVLSSLYALSGQFNLLSDLSMFAVWSFYVLTFIGVIILRKKQPDLHRPYKVPMYPFIPMIAIAGGLFVVLNQLLFAGITNTIISLGGVLVTLAGLPLYNIAQKQVAKENNSNDLNKVA; translated from the coding sequence ATGAGTCAAAAATTACAAAAAAACTTAGGACTTGCTGCTGCATTATCTACAGTTGTAGGTATGGTTATTGGTGGTGGAGTATTCTTTAAACCACAAGCGGTTTACACTTTAACAGGAGGGGCACCAGGGCTTGGAGTATTAGCTTGGTTTTTAGCTGGTATACTTACAATTACTGCTGGTTTAACTGCTGCTGAGGTTTCTGCTGCTATTCCTAGAACTGGTGGTATGATGGTTTACATTGAAGAAATTTATGGTAAAAAATTAGGAATGTTAACAGGTTGGATGCAATCAGCATTATTCTTCCCTGCTACAATTGCTGCATTAGCAGTTATGTTTGGTAACCAAACTTGTATATTACTTGGATTAAATGAAAGCATTGCTATCCCAATATCAATTGCTACGGTATTATTAATAAGTATATTAAACACATTTGGAAGTAAGACTTCTGGTATTATACAAACGGTTGCAACTATAGCAAAACTAGTTCCACTTGCTATAATAATAGTATTCGGTTTCATTAAAGGTGGTGGAGGTAATCCTATAGCTACTCCGCTAGTTGCTGAAGGTGTATCTCCTGCATCAGTAATAGGGCAAGTATTAATAGCTATATTATTTGCTTATGATGGATGGATTAATGTTGGTGCTATAGCTGGCGAAATGAAAAACCCGGGAAAAGATTTACCAAAAGCCATCGTTGGTGGTTTATCAGTAACTATGGCTGTTTATATTGTAATAAACATAGCTTATTTATGGGTATTACCAGCTGATCAAATAGCTCAATTTGCTAACCCAGCTTCTGCTGTTGCTCAAGTATTATTCGGAGAAATAGGTGGCAAAGTTGTTACTGCTGGTATATTAATTTCAGTATTTGGATGTATGAACGGATATTTATTAACTGGTCCAAGAGTTCTTTATACTTTAGGATCACAAAAATCATTACCAGGATACAAAATTGTTGGTGCTTTAAATAAAAATAATGTTCCTGCTAAAGCAACATTAATAATGGGTGTTTTATCATCATTATATGCATTATCTGGACAATTTAATTTATTAAGTGACTTATCAATGTTCGCTGTATGGTCATTCTATGTATTAACTTTCATAGGTGTTATAATCCTAAGAAAAAAACAACCAGATTTACACAGACCATATAAAGTTCCTATGTATCCATTTATACCAATGATAGCTATAGCTGGTGGATTATTTGTTGTATTAAATCAATTATTATTTGCTGGTATTACAAATACTATAATTTCACTTGGTGGAGTTTTAGTCACGCTAGCTGGTTTACCTCTTTACAACATAGCTCAAAAGCAAGTTGCTAAAGAAAATAACAGTAATGACTTAAATAAAGTTGCATAA
- a CDS encoding amino acid permease, producing the protein MSQKLQKNLGLTAALSTVIGMVIGGGVFFKPQAVYALTGGEPGLGMIAWVVAGVITIAAGLTAAEISAAIPKTGGMMVYIEEVYGKKLGVLTGWMQCALFFPATVAALAVMFGNQSATLIGNKNLIVPITLGVILLISVLNTLSSKTTGLIQIIATVCKLIPLVLIIIFGFIKGNGNNPITSPLVGSGVSTGSIIGQLLIAILFAYDGWINVGAIAGEMKNPGKDLPKAIVGGLAFVMVVYIIINVAYLWVLPASELARFDSPASAVAEVIFGPIGGKLITTGILISVFGCINGYLLTAPRVLYTLGQQKSIPGYKYYGSLNKSGVPGNATIIMGILSALYALSGQFNLLTDLSMFAIWSFYVLTFIGVILLRQRQPELDRPYKVPLYPVIPIIAIAGGLFVVVNQLLFAGMENTLISLGGVIVTLIGLPLYSLAQKQVNNDDKAA; encoded by the coding sequence ATGAGTCAAAAATTACAAAAAAATTTAGGTCTTACTGCAGCTTTATCTACAGTTATTGGTATGGTTATTGGTGGTGGAGTATTTTTCAAACCCCAAGCAGTTTACGCTTTAACTGGTGGAGAGCCTGGACTTGGTATGATAGCTTGGGTAGTAGCTGGAGTTATAACAATAGCTGCTGGTCTTACTGCAGCAGAAATTTCTGCTGCAATTCCAAAAACAGGTGGCATGATGGTTTATATTGAAGAGGTTTATGGTAAGAAGCTTGGTGTTCTAACAGGTTGGATGCAATGCGCTTTATTTTTCCCTGCTACTGTAGCTGCACTGGCAGTTATGTTTGGTAATCAAAGTGCAACACTAATAGGAAACAAGAATTTAATAGTTCCCATAACCTTAGGTGTTATTTTGCTTATCAGTGTTTTAAATACTCTAAGTTCTAAGACAACGGGACTTATACAAATAATAGCTACAGTTTGTAAATTAATTCCTCTTGTTTTAATAATAATATTTGGTTTTATAAAAGGTAATGGAAATAACCCTATAACTTCTCCTTTAGTAGGCTCGGGTGTATCTACTGGATCTATTATAGGTCAGTTATTAATTGCCATATTATTTGCATATGATGGGTGGATTAACGTTGGTGCCATAGCAGGAGAAATGAAAAACCCTGGTAAAGATCTCCCAAAAGCTATCGTTGGTGGTTTAGCTTTTGTTATGGTTGTTTATATAATAATAAATGTTGCTTATTTATGGGTTTTGCCAGCAAGTGAGCTAGCACGCTTTGATTCACCAGCTTCTGCAGTAGCAGAAGTAATATTTGGACCTATTGGTGGAAAACTTATAACTACAGGTATTTTGATTTCTGTGTTTGGTTGTATTAATGGTTATTTATTAACTGCTCCTAGAGTTCTCTACACTTTAGGTCAACAAAAATCTATCCCAGGTTATAAATATTATGGTTCATTAAATAAAAGTGGTGTACCTGGAAATGCAACTATAATAATGGGTATTTTATCAGCTCTTTATGCTTTGTCTGGTCAATTTAACTTATTAACTGACTTATCAATGTTTGCAATTTGGTCTTTTTACGTATTAACATTTATAGGTGTAATTCTGCTTCGCCAAAGACAACCTGAATTAGATAGACCATATAAAGTTCCTTTATATCCGGTAATACCAATAATAGCTATTGCTGGAGGTTTATTTGTTGTCGTAAATCAATTATTATTTGCCGGCATGGAAAACACCCTAATATCTTTAGGAGGAGTAATTGTTACTTTAATAGGACTCCCTCTTTACTCTTTAGCGCAAAAACAAGTAAATAATGATGATAAAGCTGCTTAA
- a CDS encoding ABC-2 transporter permease, whose protein sequence is MRNVMNLVNLSFNNFLSVKKMALFVLVAFGAASLINPSFSTMLMGMITYVIAYQTMAYEDSYGIDYMISHLPVTKNEYVISRYVFCIFTIVGASILCSFIFFISNKVNLVDLSGIDYKIILYIGIISAVTLISVLIPVLLYFGMKKGRMAMIFIFMIIVMIPSLAVDDMQTVMKILNKLSEINVNLFSGILTILILLISYFITRFLYEKKEVI, encoded by the coding sequence ATGAGAAACGTAATGAATTTAGTGAATTTAAGCTTCAATAATTTTCTTTCAGTAAAAAAAATGGCTTTATTTGTATTGGTTGCATTTGGTGCTGCATCTTTAATTAATCCTAGCTTTTCAACGATGCTAATGGGAATGATTACTTATGTTATAGCATATCAAACTATGGCATATGAAGATTCCTATGGAATAGATTATATGATTTCTCACTTACCTGTTACAAAGAATGAATATGTTATTTCTAGATATGTTTTCTGTATATTTACTATTGTTGGGGCTAGTATACTATGTTCTTTCATATTTTTTATATCTAATAAAGTAAATTTAGTTGATTTAAGCGGAATTGATTATAAAATAATTTTATATATTGGCATAATAAGTGCTGTTACTTTAATATCAGTATTAATTCCGGTTTTGTTATATTTTGGAATGAAAAAGGGTAGAATGGCAATGATATTTATATTTATGATTATTGTGATGATACCATCTTTAGCTGTTGATGATATGCAAACAGTTATGAAAATACTTAACAAATTAAGTGAAATAAACGTTAATCTTTTTAGTGGAATACTAACAATATTAATACTACTTATTTCATACTTTATTACTAGGTTTTTATATGAGAAAAAAGAAGTGATCTAA
- a CDS encoding ABC transporter ATP-binding protein: MNAIEINNLRKNFDNFSLTIEDLKIPEGFVTGFIGPNGSGKTTTIKLILNMLKRDGGSVKLFNQEYKGDDLSLKEHIGYVGEFNGYLQESKLSRIKKSLCLFYENWDEKLYNRYMKEFQLDENKIYKELSKGQQKKFEIVMTLSHRPKIIIMDEPTANLDPLVRNEVLEMLQERIDEDNATVFFSTHITSDLDKIGDYLVFIYKGRIFLADDKDSILQNHIIVKGNNELLQKETKDIFISVNKNSFGFEGLVKNKEKAYELFGEEAVYDKPNLEDILTYYTRGKK, translated from the coding sequence ATGAATGCAATTGAAATTAACAATTTAAGAAAAAATTTTGATAATTTTTCTTTAACAATAGAAGATTTAAAAATACCAGAAGGCTTTGTTACAGGATTTATTGGTCCGAATGGATCTGGAAAAACAACTACAATTAAACTAATACTTAATATGTTAAAAAGAGACGGTGGAAGTGTTAAGTTGTTTAATCAAGAATATAAAGGGGATGATTTATCTTTAAAAGAGCATATAGGATATGTGGGTGAATTTAATGGATATTTACAAGAATCAAAATTAAGTAGGATAAAAAAATCTCTTTGTTTATTTTATGAAAACTGGGATGAAAAACTTTATAATAGATATATGAAAGAATTTCAATTAGATGAAAATAAGATTTATAAAGAACTATCTAAAGGTCAACAAAAAAAATTTGAAATAGTAATGACTTTATCCCATCGTCCTAAAATAATTATAATGGATGAGCCTACAGCTAATTTGGATCCTTTAGTTAGAAATGAAGTACTAGAAATGTTACAAGAAAGAATAGATGAGGATAATGCTACAGTATTTTTCTCAACTCACATAACTAGTGACTTAGATAAAATAGGAGATTACTTAGTATTCATTTATAAGGGAAGAATTTTCTTAGCTGATGATAAAGATAGCATTTTACAAAATCATATTATAGTAAAAGGAAATAATGAGTTATTACAAAAAGAAACAAAAGATATATTTATATCAGTTAATAAAAATAGCTTTGGATTCGAAGGATTAGTAAAAAATAAAGAAAAAGCATATGAGCTATTTGGTGAAGAGGCAGTTTATGACAAGCCTAACTTGGAAGACATATTAACTTATTATACAAGGGGGAAAAAGTAA
- a CDS encoding GntR family transcriptional regulator codes for MNIIISNSSAVPLYEQIQNQIKSQILSGDLNSEELLPSIRSLAKELKVSIITTKRAYEELEKEGYIQTVAGKGSYVCSQSTERLKEAAIFEMESKLEEIILSAKKMGINEKDFMEIIKSIYEEV; via the coding sequence TTGAATATAATTATAAGTAACTCTTCAGCAGTTCCACTTTATGAACAAATTCAAAATCAAATTAAGTCACAGATTTTAAGTGGAGACTTAAATAGTGAGGAATTGCTACCATCCATAAGATCTTTGGCTAAAGAATTAAAGGTAAGTATAATTACAACAAAAAGGGCTTATGAAGAATTAGAAAAAGAAGGATATATACAAACCGTTGCAGGCAAAGGTAGTTATGTATGTAGTCAAAGCACAGAAAGATTAAAAGAAGCAGCAATATTTGAGATGGAAAGTAAGTTAGAAGAAATAATTCTAAGTGCAAAAAAAATGGGAATAAATGAAAAAGATTTTATGGAAATTATTAAAAGTATTTATGAGGAGGTTTAA